Sequence from the Gemmatimonadota bacterium genome:
AAATCATGGATATACACTCCTTTAAAAAAATAAATGCAACCACCGATTAACACAGATGGACACGGATAATACGAATGAATAGTTAGTGGGGGAGGGGATTGGTTTCATCTTCCAGCCATTCATTAGAGTGCCAGCACCGCACGGAGTAGTCTATCTACTTCGACTTGCAATTGCGGACCAAGACTTCCGAGACGACGGATAATGATTGACCGTTCTACTGTAGCTAATTTGTGCATCCGGATGACGGACGTAACGCGCAAGCCTGTCGAGGTAAACTCCGGGTGATTAGACTCAACAGTGTAGTCGGTGGGAGCAAGCGTCCCGCGCACAACGCTGGAAATTGCCACGAGCACTATGTCATCTCCGAGTTGTCCCTGGGACACGATCACTGCGGGGCGAAGGGTAGTACCGGTCAAATCGGTAAATGGAAACCGCGCCAGGACCACATTGCCACGAGAGAGCGTTGGGTGCGTCACACTGGTTCCCCATCCTTAGAGGAGTAAATGTCTTCTCCTTCTTCATTCCAGAAGTCAAATGCGCCACTTTCTTCTGCGAGGCGCATAATATCCTCTGCTGTTACATCATCTTCCTGTCTCTGCACAGTAATATCTTCATAGCGCTGTGCCAGTTTTACCAGCAGTTCGAGTTCGCTTTGCGGAACTAGCACTTTCTCACCGATACATTGTATGTGAATCGTTGCCATTGTGGCTCCTGTTCAGGGTTTTAAGTACGCTTCACAAGATATCCATCTGGACAGGCTTTGTGGAAGCAAGCACTTTAAGCGCAGAGA
This genomic interval carries:
- a CDS encoding type II toxin-antitoxin system PemK/MazF family toxin; amino-acid sequence: MTHPTLSRGNVVLARFPFTDLTGTTLRPAVIVSQGQLGDDIVLVAISSVVRGTLAPTDYTVESNHPEFTSTGLRVTSVIRMHKLATVERSIIIRRLGSLGPQLQVEVDRLLRAVLAL